In the Agelaius phoeniceus isolate bAgePho1 chromosome 11, bAgePho1.hap1, whole genome shotgun sequence genome, one interval contains:
- the DUSP7 gene encoding dual specificity protein phosphatase 7, protein MKTQVWGSSPRAPMAAAMPCKSAEWLQEELESGGGRSLLLLDCRPHELFESSHIETAINLAIPGLMLRRLKKGNLPIRSIIPNHEDKERFVKRCKADTVLLYDEATADWQDSGAATSVLGLLLQKLRDDGCKAYYLKGGFNKFQTEYSEHCETNLDSSSPSNSPPASVLGLGGLRISSDCSDGESDREPSSATESDGSPIPSNQPAFPVQILPYLYLGCAKDSTNLDVLGKYGIKYILNVTPNLPNMFEHDGEFKYKQIPISDHWSQNLSQFFPEAIAFIDEARSKKCGILVHCLAGISRSVTVTVAYLMQKLNLSLNDAYDFVKRKKSNISPNFNFMGQLLDFERTLGLNSPCDNRSPSEQLYFTTPTNHNLFQLNTLEST, encoded by the exons ATGAAAACGCAGGTCTGGGGGAGCTCCCCGCGGGCGCCCATGGCTGCGGCGATGCCGTGCAAGAGCGCggagtggctgcaggaggagctggagtcGGGCGGCGGCCgctcgctgctgctgctcgaCTGCCGCCCCCACGAGCTGTTCGAGAGCTCGCACATCGAGACGGCCATCAACCTGGCCATCCCCGGGCTCATGCTGCGCCGCCTTAAGAAGGGCAACTTGCCCATCCGCTCCATCATCCCTAACCACGAGGATAAGGAGCGCTTCGTTAAGCGCTGCAAGGCCGACACGGTGCTGCTCTACGACGAGGCCACCGCCGACTGGCAGGACAGCGGTGCCGCCACCTCCgtgctggggctcctgctccagaAGCTGCGCGATGACGGCTGCAAAGCCTATTACCTGAAAG gTGGCTTTAACAAGTTTCAGACTGAATATTCTGAGCACTGCGAGACAAACCTTGACAGCTCCTCACCCAGCAACTCTCCCCCAGCATCGGTCCTTGGCCTGGGAGGGCTGCGGATAAGTTCCGACTGCTCGGATGGCGAATCCGACagggagcccagcagtgccacggAGTCGGACGGGAGCCCCATCCCGAGCAATCAGCCTGCCTTTCCAGTCCAGATCCTACCTTACCTGTACCTGGGCTGTGCCAAAGATTCCACCAACCTGGACGTCCTGGGCAAATACGGCATTAAGTACATCCTGAATGTGACTCCTAACCTGCCAAACATGTTTGAGCATGACGGAGAGTTCAAGTACAAGCAGATCCCCATCTCAGATCACTGGAGCCAGAACCTCTCGCAGTTCTTTCCCGAGGCCATTGCTTTCATTG ATGAGGCCCGTTCCAAGAAGTGTGGGATCCTTGTTCACTGCCTCGCTGGCATCAGCCGGTCCGTAACGGTCACTGTCGCCTACTTGATGCAAAAACTGAACTTGTCCCTGAACGATGCCTATGACtttgtgaaaaggaaaaaatccaacaTTTCCCCAAACTTTAACTTCATGGGCCAACTCCTGGACTTTGAGAGGACTCTGGGACTCAACAGCCCCTGTGACAACCGCTCGCCCAGTGAACAGCTCTACTTCACCACCCCCACCAACCACAACCTGTTCCAGCTGAACACTCTGGAGTCCACATGA